From Triticum aestivum cultivar Chinese Spring chromosome 7B, IWGSC CS RefSeq v2.1, whole genome shotgun sequence:
TCTTaaataaaagaagaaaaacttTTTTTCTGGTTTCTCTTGCCTTCATCTCAACATTTATCCTACGCATGCCTTTACCGTTAGATAACCAGCAGGGACGTACTGTATCTCCGCGGGCCCTGCGTGCCACACGAGCTGCAAGGCGTGTCTGGCTCTGCAGCCTGAGTTGGAACCTCGCGCTACACTTGTCCTAGTTTCAGACCAAGCAGCTGCCACGCGCAGGCCGTAGAAACAGCGGTCGCCGCCACCAGACGCCGGACACGCACGCATTTATAGATACGCGAAGGCGCCGGCCAGTGAGAGAAAGAAAAGGAACACATGGAGGGCGAGGggagcagatcgaagacggtgtGCGTGACCGGCGCCGGCGGCTTCGTCGGCTCGTGGCTCGTGAAGCGGCTCCTGTCCACGGGCGAGTACACGGTGCATGGCACCGTTCGCGACCTCGGTAAGACAAGATCGACGCCACCTTTCTTTGAGTTGTCCCGTGCAAAGGACCGACCCGACGGCCGCAAGTGCGTTCGTGCACGCAGGTGATCGCAAGACCGGCCACCTGAGGGCGCTGGACGGCGCCGGGGAGCGGCTGCGGCTGTTCAAGGCCGACGTGCTGGACTACGCCAGCGTGGCGTACGCCGTGTCCGGCTGCGGCGGCGTCTTCCACGTCGCCAGCCCCGTCCCCGCCGACAAACCCCAGAACCCAGAGGTAAGTACCATTTTTCATCAGGAAACTGAGTATTGATCTATTATCAAGTTTTCTGTTCTGTTCTGGTGACCTCTCCTGTGCTCAGGTGGAGGTCCTGGCTCCGGCGGTGAGGGGCACGCAGAACGTGCTCAAGGCCTGCCACCAAGCTAAGGTCGGCCGTGTCGTGGTAGTGTCGTCGGCCGCCGCGGTGGCCATGAACCCCAGCTTCCCCAGGGACGCCGTCCTGGACGAGGACGCGTGGTCAGACGAGGACTACTGCAGAACCACCGGGGTGGCACTCACTTCTCCGTTTCCAAACCAAAATTATGTACAGTGGTAATAACCAACCTACGTGCGTGCCACTCATGTTCTGTCCGATCTTCACCTTGGCAGATGTGGTACGCCCTCTCCAAGACACTGGCCGAACGCGAGGCTCTGGCTCACACGGAGCAGACCGGCCTGGACGTGGTCACCGTGTGCCCGCCCTTGGTCCTCGGCCCGCTGCTGCAGAGCGTGGCCAACACCAGCAGCTTGGTCCTCATCAACCTGCTCAAAGGCAAGCCTTTCTTCCAGAGGCAACAAGCAATCGTGGATCAATTCACGCGTACATATATGTCTTGCTTTGTTGCGTGCGCAGGCGACCCCGACACCGTGGAGGACAAGGCGAGGAACGCGGTGGACGTCCGGGACCTCGCCGACGCGCTCGTGCTGGCGTACGAGAGCCCGGAGGCGTCTGGGCGGTACATCTGCGGCGCATATCGAAAGAAGCTCTCTGAAATGGCCGGCATCGTCAAGAGCTTCTATCCAGATCTTAACCAGCCAAAGATGTAAGAACGTACAGTAGTACATAACTGTATATACGACCAGCTTGCAGTTGCGATTTTGCGTGACTACCAGGAGGTTGTTTGCAGATTCGTTGAAGCAGAAGACGAGGACAAGATGGTGAGCTCCAGGAAGCTGCAGGCGCTGGGGTGGAAGTTCAGGGCGGTGGAGGAGTGCCTCAGGGACAGCGTGGAGTCCTACAGGGCCGCTGGGCTGCTGGAGTGAGCGGCCGAGATCTTCTTATAGAGAAGAAGCGTGGCAGTGGTAAACTGAAGGACGGTGTGTTACATTCCGCCTGTGGAATCCAATGTGGTGCTCAAACTTCGAAATTCAGCATAAAACGAGCTAGAAGGCAGCGTAGCAaattaagaaaaaaagaaaaaaaaatgtgtGTCAAGAGTGGGATTTGAACCCACGCCCTTTCGGACCAGTACCTGAAACTGGCGCCTTAGACCAACTCGGCCATCTTGACTTTGCGTTCATCGTCTTTGCCAGTACCATTTTAACTAGAATCTCTTCTCGTCGCTACCTCTTGGGCCATCATCCCGAGAGAGAACTTTTTCTTTTGAAACCGAgccaaaagatttgcctcatatatTAATTAAGTAGAGAAAAGGTTTTGTTATAATAGGCACCCTTACACGGCATGAGTGATTACTCGCGCAAAATTATGGCCCCTAATTTCTTTGCCCCGGCGGTGACCCAAAGCTTTGCCTCATTGGCAATGGAAGCTAGTAAAATAGGCGGTGGAGCACATTTATGCCGGAAGACCCGTGCATTCCTTTCGTTCCAGACGATCCACGACACGAGCATAGTCATCGAGGCCATCGCCTTTCTGTCGGGTACTTCTGTGCCGGTCAAATTTTCCCACCAACTCTTGACTGAAGCCTCCAAATGCCATGAAGAGGTGTCCAAATGCGTAAGCTGAAATTTTTCAATGACCATCTTCCAAAGGCGGATGGTGTAACGACACTTGAAAAAAGATGAGGACCGCTCTCTTGCTCCCTTTTGCAAAGAGGGCAAAGACCACAGTTCGGCCAACCCTGCTTGGCAAGCCTATCCGCCGTCCAGATTCTTTCTTGGGTTGCCAACCAAGCGAAGAACTTTGTCTTTCAAGGCGCCCAAGCCTTCCAAATCATGTGCTCCATGGAAAAGAGAACTAGCCCAAGGAATTGCGCTTGATATGCGGAGGCGGCAGTGTAGCACCCATCTGCCGTGTGCTTCCATATAATGGAATCCTCGGAAAGCTCATCAAGATGAAAGTTGTGCAAGAGCATCCAAAGGGTGAAGAATTGCCGGATGTGCTCGATGGAGACGGTCGTGGAGGGGTTGATCTTGAGAATCCAATCATTGTTTTTGAGGGCCTCGCGCACCTTCCAATTTTTCCTCATGGAGGCCTCGAAAATTAAGGGAGCAACATCTTTTGGTTTGGCTCCCTGTAGCCAAGGGGATTCTCAGAAGGGCGTTTTGACCCCATTCCCCCAGAAATGGTGGTTGAGGCATAGAAGAAAGACATGTCCGCCTCGTCACAAGGGTTGCCCAAACCGACCCACATCTTATTTGGCTCCGTCCATTCAAACCAAGGCCATCTCAGTCGCAAGGCGCGAGCAAACTTGGCGGTGTTAAGGACTCCAAGGCCACCGTACTCCGATGGGCGGCAGACAATATTCCAATTAACCTTGCACTTTGCTCCCGTGGTCTTATCCGACCCGGACCACAGGAAAGCACGCTCCAGCTTGTTCACATTTTGCAAGATTGACGGAGGGACAATCAAGGAGGTGATGAAGTAGACCGCAAGTGAGGAGATGACCGATTTTACTAATGTCGTGCGCCCAATGGTAGTAATGTTCTGCTCCTCATACGTAACCAATTTGCTCGTCACCTTGTCTTCAAGAAATTGGAAATCTGCCTTTTTTAGCTGCCAGACAGATAACGGGAGGCCTAAGTACCGTAGAGGGAAGGAAGCCATAGTGGCCGGCATGCTTTGCAGAATGTGTCCCAAGTTAAGGTTATTGCACCGGATAGGCACAACTGAGCTCTTGTGAAAGTTGGTGCATAGCCCGGTGACCTCCCCAAAACCACGTAAAATTGCCGAGAAGATGTCAATGTCTTTTTTTATAGGGGCCATGAACACCGCGGCATCATCCGCATAAAGCGAGGTACGCACCATGACACCTCTTCCACGGATCCAGTGGAGCAATTTCTTGCGGGTAGCCAAGTCAAGGAGCCGTTGTAGCGGATCAATGGCGATGATGAATAGCAACGGTGAAATTGGGTCCCCCTGGCGAAGGCCCTGACCGTGAATGATTGGCGGGCCGGGCACACCATTTAGGATGATCCTCGAGGAAGAGGAGCAAAGAAGCGCCGCAATCCAGTTACGAAATTTGCATGGGAACCCACGGCGTCGGAGGAGGTCCAGCACATACTCCCATCTGACCGAATCAAATGCCTTTTGGATGTCAAGTTTGAACAGGAGCGACGGAGTCTTGCACTTATGGAGCCGGCGGCAAAGTTGCGCACGCACATGAAGTTATCGTGTATGCTTCTCGTCTTGATGAAGGCGCTTTGGGCGTTGGAGACAAGTTTGTTCATGTGCGGAGCAAGGCGGAGGGATAGCACCTTCGCGAGGATTTTGGCGATAGCATGGATAAGGCTAATGGGTCTATAATCGTCAATACCCTCAGCTCCCTCCTTCTTGGGTAGAAGCACGACGTTGGCAGAGTTGAGCCAGTGTAGATCGAACGTGTGTAAGGAGTCAAACTTGAGAATCACCCTCATCACATCATGCTTGATTATGCCCCAGCACTTCTTGAAGAAAATGCCCCCGAGAGAACTGGGGGACTACAGAAACGGGTGTAAACCCATGAAAGATGTCGGTTGTGTAATGTACTCAGCAACAGCCTCACGGCAAGGGGATGAAAAGATGCCCGTCTCCTAATAGGGTAAAAAGAAACCGTAGGGACACGTGCCGGGGCGTTGCCATCTTGATCCCGCACGCGTCCCCAAACCCGTAATCCGGCAATACCAAAATAAGTTCCGTTATTTGTAAACCATGAATTCTGTTCAGGGACGCGTGCCGGGGCCGTTGCCATCTTGATCTGGCACGTGTCCCCGAACCCAAAATCAGGTAATACCAAAATAAGTTTTGTTATTTGTGAACCATGAATTCTGTTTTAGAACTTGTGTAATTGGATATCTTGTTGCTCCTGCTTGTTGCTCAAATGGGGTATTGTATTGTGCTGAAAAATGCTCCTTGTAGCTGTTGTCATTGCTCTTTTCTCAAGTTATGTTGCTGAAATATGCTTCTTGTAGCTGCTAAACCATGTACAATTGTATTGTGCTGAAATATGCTTCTTGTAGCTGCTAAATCATGTACAATTGTATTGTGCTGAAATATGCTTCTTGTACCTGCTAAACCATTGTATTGTGCTGAAATTTGCTCAAGTTATGCTGCTGAAATTTGCTTTTTTGCTGCTAAAATGCTATTCTTTAGTTCTACAATGTTTGCTTAAATATGCCATTTTTCCGTGGGTTtagtgttagatgtgtatagtccccTTTCTGTATATCCTCATTGTATAAGGGATTTCCTACATTTTACTATACATGTATATGTATTGGCCTTCGGCTCTCAGTGAATACTAGTTGCTCATtatctaacatggtatcagttgcCAGGTTAGCCTCTCTCTCACACGATGCAACTTCGTGCGCACTCCATCCCAGTCACCGCCGCTGCTGCTAGGTCCGCTTCCTCCTAGGTCGCCGTCTCTCTCTCTAGCCGCCTCCAGCTCGGATCCGCCTGTTGTCGCCCTTCCTCTGTTCGTTGCCGCTTGGATCCGCTGCCACTGCATGGACGTCGTCCCACTCCGGCCCGGCTCGTCGTTCCCGCCTGGGCGACGCCCGGCCCGGCTTCGCTGTTCCCACCTGGACCTCGCCCTGGGCGCCCTCGCCTGGAAGCTGCTCCCACTTGGACCATGCCCCCGCCTGGACGTTGCCCCCTCCTGGCCGCTGCCCCTGCTCGGCCTGCCTCTACCGCTCCTTGTCCAAACTGGCTCCCCCGAGCGCAAGAGGTCGTTGCCGCTCCTCATCCaggctgtcggatatcgggttccggcaaaacccttaaggttcgaactctggggtgcacacggagatcttctccctaccgatccacgcccactACTTCGCTGCGGTTCTAAACtaacaagatgaacaacacaagggacacgggatttatactggttcaggccaccattgtggtgtaataccctactccagtgtgtggtgtgtggattgcctcttgggctgatgaggaacagtacaaggggaagaacaacctcgcgaggagaggtgttcttgtggcggTGCCGTTGGTTCTGGTCCGAAtggatccccctctatggtggtggctagtcctatttatagaggcattggtcctcttcccaaatattgagcgggaagggattccacaatggcgggatttgaagggggcaactagtacaagctatcctatcTAAAGGTGGTCTTCAACTGCCAAAAGCACTaacgatgacaccgtcttgggctccacggtgacctccatcttgccgtcccgctggtcttggtcttgttgcaccgatatggaaacctttgcttgatgcctcggtactccgtgcctgtgcttgccccctttgcaccaaagaggaaacaaggacactgcgccggacgacgcccgcctggtctcgatcgtcatggcttgcatcatgtgcacctcgcgaggtactccttgccttgatctctccgcctcctcacgagcctacTTGGTTAGGCCGCTCCTGAGAAGGCCTtgtgtcgttcgccccgcgaggcttgacccctcgcaagggtcttgaacttgtgatgatgaagacgggccgtactgggccactgatgagccacgccataggccgcaggcaggcaagtctggatacccccatatccaggacaccgatagtagcccccaagcccaaggtgcgctcggacttggcttagcagcgaagccaaagggcaagtgcggagcgccacgggccccaacaacatgtggccttggtcgacgcgtggcgactgattggatgtgggcgtctccgcttccccacgctgcctcggcaactgcccgatttgacaagagcctgctgcatgcaaacagagtcatcattacctgcgatcatggaggccggcggttggcctcctccgggcTATAAGTACGGGGAGGTGTAGAGGCCCCCATCGTCCATCTCTTCTCGCCCCgctggcttcttcttcctccttgctctggTTTTTGTGGCGTCCTATGGAGCCCGTGAAGAGGTTCTCGACCGCGGAAAAGGGGAAGGCTCACCGGGACGGGCATGTCCCTTCCCTGACCAAGCGCGGCCGTGGTTGCCCTCGCAAGCATCCCGCGACTCCCATCGCGGTTCCTCGTGGTCGCGGTGGTGGCCCATCGCGTGGTGGAGGTCGCCAGCGTCGAGGCAGCCCGGGAGGTGGACGAAGGCATGTCATGGCCGCACGGCCTCCCTGGCCGCGCTTCCATTcggtggaggtgctgccggagtttgttgtttGATCGGACGAGCCGATCGGCAACTAgctccagctccctcgcttctttgCCGGCGAACTGCCGGCTGCTGGCCTTGGCGGgctttggctgcaggcggacgactgttgcagcagggcctcctgggttgCAGTGGAGATCTCTGTTGCCGGGAACGTGGCCCTGGCCCGGGGCTGGCAGAAGTTTGCCCGCACGCGGGGCCTgggtaggcggtgcaccctccacttcaagtttgatggcgaggcgaccctctacatgagggtgttcagAGAGGACGGCCACAGggttgggtgctgccccgaagacgatgacggcgacgaggtgctcggccttggtgatggcCGGGACGAGGGCGAGGGTGAAGCCGCTCCTGGCGGTGTCCACAGCTCGCCGAGTTTCAGCGGCTCCTCCTCTGGTGAcgactcctccagcggtggccgcgaccagcctccGCGTCGCTGTGCCCGCTTCGAGGGCAGCGGGACGTCCCAtcgccgcgccccggtgaagcgcgaggtggAGTCCGATTGAGCTCGGGAGGCTGATGCGGATCCCTCCTCGCGAGTTGTCGCAAGGCGCGTGCCATCTTTATTTTGTTCCCCCCTTTTTTTTCCTGCATTGAGAGAAAGAGAGAAGTAcggagccccgtgggggcgtgcaacagACCATGTTCCCCAAGTATCGTGCTATGTTTACCATCTTTGTGCTGTGCTATGGTGTTGCGGTTATGTGCCTGCGTGTAAgaacaacttagctcgggatgCTTGTAGTAGTTTTCGCCTCGCGTGGTCCCCGCTCGAGCCCTCGCCAGGCACCTTAAGATCTGCAAGATCAGTTGGGAGAATAGTTTCCGAACCATGGTAGCAAGGTTTGCTAGCTCAGGTCCGATGTTTTTGTGTCGCGATGCTCGTGGGGAatggaccgggaggggtgctcccgctgtgaaTCTGAACGAGAGCCTCACGAAAGCTAAGCGAGAGAAGGGGCTCACCAGGGCGCCGCGCATGCCCCTCGCGAAGTTGCGAGCAGAGGAGAGAGCGAGC
This genomic window contains:
- the LOC123159479 gene encoding cinnamoyl-CoA reductase 1 isoform X2, whose translation is MEGEGSRSKTVCVTGAGGFVGSWLVKRLLSTGEYTVHGTVRDLGDRKTGHLRALDGAGERLRLFKADVLDYASVAYAVSGCGGVFHVASPVPADKPQNPEVEVLAPAVRGTQNVLKACHQAKVGRVVVVSSAAAVAMNPSFPRDAVLDEDAWSDEDYCRTTGMWYALSKTLAEREALAHTEQTGLDVVTVCPPLVLGPLLQSVANTSSLVLINLLKGDPDTVEDKARNAVDVRDLADALVLAYESPEASGRYICGAYRKKLSEMAGIVKSFYPDLNQPKIFVEAEDEDKMVSSRKLQALGWKFRAVEECLRDSVESYRAAGLLE
- the LOC123159479 gene encoding cinnamoyl-CoA reductase 1 isoform X1 encodes the protein MEGEGSRSKTVCVTGAGGFVGSWLVKRLLSTGEYTVHGTVRDLGDRKTGHLRALDGAGERLRLFKADVLDYASVAYAVSGCGGVFHVASPVPADKPQNPEVEVLAPAVRGTQNVLKACHQAKVGRVVVVSSAAAVAMNPSFPRDAVLDEDAWSDEDYCRTTGMWYALSKTLAEREALAHTEQTGLDVVTVCPPLVLGPLLQSVANTSSLVLINLLKGKPFFQRQQAIVDQFTRTYMSCFVACAGDPDTVEDKARNAVDVRDLADALVLAYESPEASGRYICGAYRKKLSEMAGIVKSFYPDLNQPKIFVEAEDEDKMVSSRKLQALGWKFRAVEECLRDSVESYRAAGLLE